The Peromyscus maniculatus bairdii isolate BWxNUB_F1_BW_parent chromosome 6, HU_Pman_BW_mat_3.1, whole genome shotgun sequence genome has a segment encoding these proteins:
- the LOC121830098 gene encoding uncharacterized protein LOC121830098: protein MRSPSSAGEKLLQPPAPRGGPRASRRAPVPTARRAQGPVAEPGCAGLGSESQRGTRHTHLTPACCGGLGSAAWAPGSRGTLPRVRSAEAHRWRRHPESQEETPPRNATVSGPRESRAHLSSHSSAPAERR, encoded by the coding sequence ATGCGGTCGCCCAGCTCCGCAGGAGAGAAGCTGCttcagccccccgccccccggggCGGCCCCCGAGCCAGCCGCCGCGCTCCAGTACCAACCGCCCGCAGAGCCCAAGGTCCAGTCGCTGAGCCGGGGTGCGCCGGGCTCGGGTCGGAAAGCCAGCGAGGAACGAGGCACACCCACCTCACCCCGGCCTGCTGCGGAGGGCTGGGAAGCGCGGCGTGGGCGCCGGGCTCCCGTGGGACCCTGCCCCGCGTCCGCTCTGCTGAAGCCCACCGCTGGCGGCGTCACCCCGAGTCCCAGGAAGAGACGCCTCCGCGCAACGCAACCGTCAGCGGCCCCCGGGAGTCGCGCGCTCACCTCAGCTCGCACTCCTCAGCACCGGCGGAGCGCCGGTAG